One window from the genome of Hydra vulgaris chromosome 02, alternate assembly HydraT2T_AEP encodes:
- the LOC136076125 gene encoding uncharacterized protein LOC136076125 — MSVRWQKTKSNSFGIGNGVRQGSILSPLLFNFYIQDLISSISNLRIGCNIGGIFMNVLAYADDMVLIAPSWFSLQKLISFTNKESSLINMSFNTKKTVCMVFNPTQKSKVISNSFPELCVSGCEIAFVESFKYLGHIIKNDLTDDLDIIKEVKGLYTRTNILIRRFHLCSTRVKVKLFKAYCICLYGVPLWQNYNDKTMARLQYCYNKCAKMFFGYNKYDSISYMLLEFRLPSFHTIILNYKHAFRKQLMACTLVNHSINSVNQSLK, encoded by the coding sequence ATGTCTGTTCGATGGCagaaaacaaaatcaaacagTTTTGGAATTGGGAATGGGGTTCGTCAAGGAAGTATATTGTCACCACTtctatttaacttttacatacAAGATTTGATTTCATCAATATCAAACCTTCGTATTGGATGTAATATAGGTGGTATATTCATGAATGTGTTGGCCTATGCTGATGATATGGTTCTAATTGCGCCTTCTTGGTTTTCTCTTCAGAAACTAATTAGCTTTACAAATAAGGAATCTTCCTTAATTAACATGTCCTTTAATACCAAGAAAACTGTATGTATGGTGTTTAATCCAActcaaaaatcaaaagttatatcaAACTCCTTCCCAGAATTATGTGTGTCAGGATGTGAAATTGCTTTTGTTGAATCTTTCAAATACCTTggtcatataattaaaaatgacctaACCGATGATCTTGATATAATCAAAGAGGTGAAGGGCCTTTACACACGTACAAATATCTTAATTAGACGCTTTCATTTATGTTCCACCAGAGTGAAGGTTAAACTGTTTAAAGCATACTGCATTTGTTTATATGGTGTTCCTTTGTggcaaaattataatgataaaacaatggcACGCCTTCAGTATTGCTACAACAAATGTGCTAAAATGTTTTTCGGATACAACAAATATGATAGTATATCTTACATGCTTTTAGAGTTCAGATTACCATCTTTTCATACAATTATCTTAAACTATAAACATGCTTTTCGTAAACAGTTGATGGCTTGTACCTTGGTGAATCACTCTATTAATTCAgttaatcaaagtttaaaataa